A portion of the Clupea harengus unplaced genomic scaffold, Ch_v2.0.2, whole genome shotgun sequence genome contains these proteins:
- the LOC122131294 gene encoding phospholipid phosphatase 3-like yields the protein MKHTQEVFFLFSFFLVCSASIPFFACELKAVKPYRRGVFCGDPSITYPYIEREAIPDGLLIAGGIIITGLTIALGECYRVRFRGVHSRAFVQNRYISSLYKELGSFLFGCCIGQSLTNMAKLSIGRLRPNFLSVCNVTYASLNCSPGMYIPHIDCKQSNEKMVEEARKSFFSGHASFAMYTMLYLAFYLQARFSWRGARLLRPLVQFLLVMLAVYTGLSRISDYRHHPSDVVTGFLQGALTAYWVAFYISSMFKNCRNDLTPTSMSLESPLSSQQTVC from the exons ATGAAACACACTCAAGAAGTCtttttcttgttctctttttttttggtctgttcAGCCTCCATCCCTTTCTTCGCCTGTGAGCTGAAGGCAGTGAAGCCCTACAGGAGAGGCGTCTTCTGCGGCGACCCCTCCATCACCTACCCCTACATCGAGCGGGAGGCTATCCCTGACGGCCTGCTCATCGCCGGGGGCATCATCATCACCGGCCTCACG aTCGCGTTGGGTGAGTGCTACCGAGTGCGCTTCCGAGGCGTCCACTCGCGAGCCTTCGTGCAAAACCGCTACATCTCCAGCCTCTACAAAGAGCTCGGCAGCTTCCTGTTTGGCTGCTGCATCGGCCAATCGCTCACCAACATGGCCAAGCTGAGCATTGGCAGACTCCGTCCCAACTTCCTGTCGGTGTGCAACGTCACCTACGCGTCCCTCAACTGCAGCCCGGGGATGTACATCCCGCACATAGACTGCAAGCAGTCCAATGAGAAGATGGTGGAGGAGGCCAG GAAGTCTTTTTTCTCGGGCCATGCATCTTTTGCCATGTACACCATGCTCTACCTGGCG TTCTACCTGCAGGCCCGGTTCTCATGGCGCGGGGCGCGGCTGCTTCGGCCCCTGGTGCAGTTCCTGCTGGTCATGCTGGCCGTCTACACGGGACTGAGCCGCATCTCCGACTACCGCCACCACCCCAGCGACGTCGTCACCGGCTTCCTGCAGGGAGCGCTCACCGCATACTGGGTG GCTTTCTACATCTCCTCCATGTTCAAGAATTGCCGTAACGACCTGACGCCCACCAGCATGTCGCTGGAGAGCCCCCTGTCCAGCCAGCAGACAGTCTGCTAG